In the Nitrospira sp. genome, CAGTGCCGCGCCCGTTTCCCCGGCAGCGGAATCGGCTGCGGGAATCCCCGGGCAATCCGCTCCCGCCGCTGCGCCTCTTCCGTTCGCGAACGGTGAACGCTTGGCCTACGATGTGACGTGGCTGGGCATGCGAGCGGGCATCGCCACCATGGTCGTGCAGGAAGGTGCCGACGACCAGGGAAAGCCGCAGCTCATTTTGAACATGACGGCCCGGTCGAGCCCCACGGTCACGAAGTTCTATCCCGTCGACAATCGTGGAGTCTCCCACGTCGATCTGGAATCGTTCCTCCCCAGGCACATGACGTTCGCCAGACGCGAGGGGAAACGCTTCAATGATTTCGACTATATCTTTCGGCATCGCGAAGGCCTGGTGACCGCGGTGAAGGATGGCAAAACCGACGAGCTGGCCATCCCGCCGGATGTGCAGGATGCCATGTCGTGTTTGTACTATGTCCGGAAGGTGCTGCCGTTTGTCCCTGGCGCTGCACTGAGCCTCACGGTCCATCACGATAAGAAAAACTACAAGATGGATGTGCGGGTCGAGGGGCTGGAAACCATCGAAGGCCGCTGGGGGAAGCAGGAAACGGCTCGGGTCGTCGTGATCATGCCGTTTCAGGGCATTTTCCTCAACGAAGGCAACATTCGAGTCTGGTTCACCACCGATGCACAGCGGGTGCCGGTCCGCATGAAGGCCAAAGTTGTGATCGGGTCGATTGTCGCGGAACTGACCGAGGGCTATGGCGCGGTCGCTCGGCCGTAAAAGGCCACGGCCGCGGCGAGCGAAGAGGCAAATCGTACTCTAGCGGTACGGTGAGTCTCGAAGTGACGCGAGAACGCCGCTGGCAGACTTTTTCCGCATCCTGCTCATCTCACTCTCGTGGTTTGCTCGGTCGGGCTGAAACCGCTATAATCACGCCACGTTCGTGGGGAGGGCTTCGGCTCTATCCGAAGCCCTCGTCGTTTCAACGTGCCGTCGTTCAATCCGTGAGGACTCCTCAGCATGGCAAAATTCCCCGTTACCTTGAGCCGCTTTATCATCGAGCAACAGGCCGCGCATCCGGAAGCCACCGGCGAATTTTCCGTCCTGCTGACGCAAATCGGCCTCGTCGGCAAAATGATTGCGCACGACTTGCGTCGTGCCGGGTTGAATAAGATCCTCGGCACCACCGGGGAGACCAATGTTCAAGGCGAGGTCGTCAAGAAACTCGATCAGATTGCCAATGATACGTTCGTGCGCGTGTTCGAGCATAGCGGGCTGGTCTGCGTCCTGGCCTCTGAAGAGATGGAAAAGCCGCTGAAAATGGTCCATGAGGGCGCAAAGTACATGTTACTGGTCGATCCGCTGGATGGATCCTCCAATACCGATGTGAATATGCCGCTCGGCGCGATTTTTTCCATCCGCAGATCACGGAGTGGGCAGTTTGTCGAGGATGAGTTGCTGCAAAGGGGGACGGACCAAATCGCGGCCGGGTATGTGTTGTATGGGGCAAGCAC is a window encoding:
- a CDS encoding DUF3108 domain-containing protein, which codes for MFSLSRSRLHPIRLHLILGLLMLPLALSAAPVSPAAESAAGIPGQSAPAAAPLPFANGERLAYDVTWLGMRAGIATMVVQEGADDQGKPQLILNMTARSSPTVTKFYPVDNRGVSHVDLESFLPRHMTFARREGKRFNDFDYIFRHREGLVTAVKDGKTDELAIPPDVQDAMSCLYYVRKVLPFVPGAALSLTVHHDKKNYKMDVRVEGLETIEGRWGKQETARVVVIMPFQGIFLNEGNIRVWFTTDAQRVPVRMKAKVVIGSIVAELTEGYGAVARP